One genomic window of Phoenix dactylifera cultivar Barhee BC4 chromosome 6, palm_55x_up_171113_PBpolish2nd_filt_p, whole genome shotgun sequence includes the following:
- the LOC103702560 gene encoding 1-phosphatidylinositol-3-phosphate 5-kinase FAB1A-like isoform X2 → METSDKAFSEIVGMLKSLIPRRSEPANVSRDFWMPDHSCRVCYECDSQFTIFNRRHHCRLCGRIFCGRCTANSIPILSDDPKSRREAKKQIRVCNFCFKQWEQEVAAAVNGVQAYGPIISPSLSTTSLVSTMSSGTVNSTATTICSYSTGPYQHVPYGSGPSPGQSENIETFADNQDALIYGRGMDIRDPSPLTRLSYSMNRSSDNDDVYGLCPSNLEAQSFQHSDDFYGQVEFDEIDQDFHSNEVHPAEENIDAKEICSPLHDNKKFHASLDVDKMEEEVEPDNSYECDAASIYGMENTDAEPVDFENNGLLWLPPDPEDEEDDREAVLYDDDDEDASGEWGYLRSSNSLGSGEYRSRDRSSEEHKMAMKSVVDGHFRALIAQLLQVENLPVGEENDKGSWLEIITSLSWEAATLLKPDTSKGGGMDPSGYVKVKCLACGNRSESTVLKGVVCKKNVAHRRMTSKIEKPRFLILGGALEYQRVTNLLSSFDTLLQQEMDHLKMAVAKIGAHHPNVLLVEKSVSRFAQDYLLAKNISLVLNIKRPLLERIARCTGAQIVPSIDHLSSQKLGYCDLFHVEKFVEEHGGAGQGGKKMMKTLMFFEGCPKPLGCTILLKGANTDELKKVKHVVQYGVFAAYHLALETSFLADEGATLPELPLKSPITVALPDIPSSIDRSISKIPGFTGSAAGKPQLVSDAQRSHTSDSSLALLNSDKMVKATSLYSSESKNPQMADSASAFSLLSIDTKGFSVENSNQAEQVVEPTSRPSISSLSTSGAVSNSSPGHHAMKEKNKVCLGECDEAETFRPHDSAIELDSVVPGSCIDSLETSERSGVMTNNTEFKSNHMVEKQPGPSSLATLCQEIDQRPENTSIKEEFPPSPSDHQSILVSLSTRCVWKGTVCERSHLFRIKYYGNFDKPLGRYLRDHLFDQGSLTISVRKLPEILLKGERDGKIWMWHRCLRCPRNCGFPPATRRVVMSDAAWGLSFGKFLELSFSNHAAASRVASCGHSLHRDCLRFYGFGKMVACFRYASIDVHSVYLPPSKLDFNYEHQEWIQKEANEVADGAELLFNEILNALHQIAERKSINGSIKVPELRHHIVELEGILQKEKAEFVDYLHKVLKKEARKGQPVIDILEVNKLKRQLIFYSYLWDQMLIFAAGSDSDEVLNSFITRDKEKLTDLNLGPKPQKDFNSSDTSPGDFTNNEFLNGSTDAVNHQEDINDQHTHYSDHQRCIELDSFQGKQIKTHLSTSTSASEQSVLLETGLIGRRTLSDGQFPIMLNLSDTFDAKWTGENGPFLFDASLLDSSNSFDAADAASVSKDSDERSGAEITQSFASALLTKLGGSAEDFSIWIRMPFLNFYRPFNRILGSTPRFTALNEYNPVYVPLFRELERQGGARFLLPVGVNDTVIPVYDDEPTSIISYALVSPEYHIQISDERERTRDGAEISPLLPPYESGNFHLSQSFDETTSEPYKSFGSIDDSILSLSGSRGSVGLDPLIYTKGMHVKVSFADEGPLGKVKYTVTCYYAKRFDALRRTCCPSEFDFIRSLSHCKKWGAQGGKSNVFFAKSLDDRFIIKQVTKTELESFIKFAPEYFKYLSESIGTRSPTCLAKILGIYQVTSRNLKGGKELRMDVLVMENLLFGRNVTRLYDLKGSSRSRYNPDSSGNNKVLLDQNLIESMPTSPIFVGNKAKRLLERAVWNDTSFLASIDVMDYSLLVGVDEEKHELVLGIIDFMRQYTWDKHLETWVKASGILGGPKNVSPTVVSPKQYKKRFRKAMSAYFLVVPDQWSPPTIIPNNSQTDACQDIQQDGSFET, encoded by the exons ATGGAAACCTCTGATAAGGCATTCTCCGAGATAGTTGGCATGCTGAAGTCCTTGATCCCTCGACGGTCCGAGCCTGCGAATGTATCAAGGGACTTTTGGATGCCCGACCACAGCTGTAGAGTTTGTTATGAGTGTGATTCACAATTCACAATCTTCAACCGCAGACACCATTGCCGTCTTTGCGGGCGTATTTTCTGTGGAAGGTGCACCGCAAATTCTATCCCCATTTtgtctgatgacccaaagagtcGCCGAGAAGCAAAGAAGCAGATTCGAGTTTGTAACTTTTGTTTTAAACAGTGGGAGCAGGAAGTAGCGGCAGCTGTTAATGGGGTTCAAGCATATGGTCCAATCATTAGTCCTTCACTTTCAACAACCAGTTTGGTCAGTACCATGTCCAGTGGGACTGTTAACAGCACAGCCACAACCATCTGTTCCTACTCAACTGGACCTTATCAGCATGTCCCATATGGTTCTGGCCCTAGTCCTGGCCaatctgaaaatattgaaaCCTTTGCAGATAATCAGGATGCTCTAATATATGGAAGGGGCATGGACATTAGAGATCCATCTCCACTCACTCGATTAAGCTATTCTATGAACAG GAGTAGCGACAATGATGATGTGTACGGTTTATGCCCTTCTAATTTGGAAGCACAAAGTTTTCAGCATTCTGATGACTTCTATGGCCAAGTTGAGTTTGATGAGATTGACCAGGATTTCCATTCAAATGAAGTGCATCCTGCTGAAGAAAATATTGATGCCAAGGAAATCTGCTCTCCTCTGCATGACAACAAAAAATTTCATGCTTCTTTAGATGTTGATAAGATGGAGGAAGAAGTTGAACCTGATAATAGCTATGAATGTGATGCTGCTTCCATCTATGGAATGGAAAATACAGATGCAGAGCCTGTGGACTTTGAGAATAATGGACTACTTTGGCTTCCTCCTGAcccagaagatgaagaagatgacagAGAGGCTGTTCtatatgatgatgatgatgaagatgctTCCGGAGAGTGGGGATATCTTCGCTCATCAAATAGCTTAGGCAGCGGTGAGTACCGGAGTAGAGATCGGTCAAGTGAAGAGCACAAGATGGCTATGAAAAGTGTGGTCGATGGACATTTCAGGGCTTTGATAGCTCAACTACTGCAGGTTGAAAATCTTCCTGTGGGGGAGGAAAATGATAAGGGAAGTTGGTTGGAAATAATTACATCTTTGTCATGGGAAGCAGCTACTCTCCTTAAGCCAGACACTAGCAAGGGAGGAGGTATGGATCCTAGTGGGTATGTGAAGGTTAAGTGCTTAGCTTGTGGAAATCGCAGTGAAAG CACGGTTTTAAAAGGAGTTGTATGTAAGAAGAATGTGGCACACCGGCGCATGACATCCAAAATAGAAAAACCTCGTTTCCTAATTCTCGGAGGGGCTCTTGAGTACCAGCGAGTAACAAATCTGCTGTCAAGTTTTGATACTTTGCTGCAGCAG GAAATGGATCACTTGAAAATGGCAGTTGCAAAGATAGGTGCTCACCACCCCAATGTCCTTTTGGTGGAGAAATCAGTGTCTCGGTTTGCCCAAGATTATCTTCTGGCAAAGAACATTTCACTTGTTTTGAATATCAAGAGGCCTCTCTTGGAGCGTATAGCCCGCTGCACTGGTGCTCAGATAGTGCCTTCTATTGACCATCTGTCATCTCAGAAACTGGGGTACTGCGATTTATTTCATGTGGAAAAGTTTGTTGAAGAGCATGGTGGTGCAGGGCAAGGAGGAAAGAAAATGATGAAGACTTTGATGTTTTTTGAAGGGTGCCCGAAGCCCTTGGGTTGCACT ATTTTGCTTAAAGGAGCCAATACGGATGAGTTGAAGAAAGTGAAACATGTAGTCCAATATGGAGTTTTTGCAGCCTACCACTTGGCTTTAGAAACATCTTTTCTTGCAGATGAAGGTGCTACTCTACCAGAACTTCCCTTAAAGTCTCCAATTACTGTGGCACTGCCTGATATTCCTTCTAGCATCGACAGATccatttccaaaatacctggcttCACAGGCTCTGCTGCTGGCAAGCCCCAACTTGTTAGTGATGCTCAAAGATCCCATACATCAGATTCATCTCTAGCATTATTGAATTCTGACAAAATGGTAAAGGCAACATCACTGTATTCCTCTGAAAGCAAAAACCCTCAAATGGCAGATTCTGCCTCTGCATTTAGCTTATTATCTATTGATACTAAAGGGTTTTCTGTGGAGAACAGCAACCAGGCTGAGCAAGTTGTGGAACCAACAAGCAGGCCATCCATATCTTCTTTATCTACATCTGGTGCAGTCTCAAATTCTTCTCCTGGACATCATGCcatgaaagagaaaaataaggtTTGCTTGGGAGAATGTGATGAGGCTGAAACATTTAGACCCCATGACTCCGCAATTGAGCTTGACTCTGTTGTCCCAGGCAGCTGTATTGATAGTTTGGAGACCTCAGAAAGGTCTGGTGTAATGACTAACAATACCGAATTCAAGAGCAATCATATGGTAGAAAAGCAACCTGGCCCCTCCAGTTTGGCAACTTTATGTCAGGAAATTGACCAGAGGCCTGAAAACACATCAATAAAGGAAGAGTTCCCACCTTCTCCTTCTGATCATCAGAGTATTTTGGTTTCTCTATCAACCCGTTGTGTGTGGAAAGGAACTGTTTGTGAGCGCTCACATCTCTTTCGTATCAAGTACTATGGAAACTTTGATAAACCTTTGGGCAGATATTTACGCGACCATCTTTTTGACCAG GGCAGTCTGACTATATCTGTTAGAAAGCTTCCAGAAATTCTTTTGAAAGGAGAACGAGATGGCAAGATCTGGATGTGGCATAGGTGCTTACGGTGCCCTCGTAATTGTGGATTCCCTCCGGCAACTCGTAGAGTTGTGATGTCTGATGCTGCTTGGGGTTTATCTTTTGGTAAATTTTTGGAGCTTAGCTTTTCAAATCATGCTGCTGCAAGTAGGGTGGCTAGCTGTGGCCATTCTCTTCACAGAGACTGCCTCCGATTTTATGG GTTTGGAAAAATGGTTGCTTGCTTCCGTTATGCATCAATTGATGTTCACTCTGTATACCTGCCTCCTTCCAAGCTtgatttcaattatgagcatCAGGAGTGGATACAGAAGGAGGCGAATGAG GTGGCCGATGGGGCAGAACTTTTGTTCAACGAAATTCTAAATGCTTTGCACCAAATTGCTgagagaaagagtattaatggTAGCATTAAAGTACCAGAATTGAGACATCACATTGTTGAACTTGAAGGAATTCTGCAGAAGGAGAAGGCTGAATTTGTG GATTATCTACATAAAGTACTGAAAAAGGAGGCAAGGAAGGGGCAACCGGTCATTGATATTCTTGAGGTTAATAAGCTAAAGAGGCAGTTGAtcttttattcatatttatggGATCAAATGTTGATATTTGCTGCTGGATCAGATAGTGATGAAGTTCTTAACAGTTTCATTACAAGAGATAAGGAGAAGCTGACAGATCTGAATCTAGGACCGAAGCCACAAAAAGACTTTAATAGTTCAGACACTTCTCCTGGAGATTTCACAAACAATGAATTCCTTAATGGGAGCACAGATGCAGTTAACCATCAGGAGGATATCAATGATCAGCATACTCATTATTCTGATCATCAAAGATGTATAGAACTGGATTCTTTtcaagggaaacaaatcaaaacCCACCTTTCTACCAGCACAAGTGCAAGCGAACAATCAGTTCTTTTAGAAACCGGTCTTATTGGCCGTCGAACCCTCTCTGATGGGCAGTTTCCAATTATGTTAAATCTATCAGACACTTTTGATGCAAAGTGGACAGGTGAAAATGGTCCTTTCCTTTTTGATGCAAGCTTGTTGgattcatcaaattcttttgaTGCTGCAGATGCAGCATCAGTGTCCAAGGATTCAGACGAACGAAGTGGAGCTGAAATAACTCAATCATTTGCCTCTGCATTGCTCACCAAGTTGGGGGGCAGTGCTGAGGACTTCTCAATCTGGATTAGAATGCCTTTTCTGAACTTTTATCGTCCTTTTAACCGGATTTTGGGAAGCACTCCAAGATTTACTGCTCTCAATGAGTATAATCCTGTCTATGTTCCTTTGTTCCGGGAGTTAGAGCGTCAGGGTGGGGCAAGATTTCTTCTTCCTGTTGGAGTCAACGACACAGTCATCCCAGTTTATGATGATGAACCAACCAGTATCATTTCTTATGCACTTGTCTCACCTGAATATCATATTCAGATTTCAGATGAGCGGGAGAGAACTAGAGATGGTGCAGAAATTTCACCTTTGTTGCCACCCTATGAGTCCGGAAATTTTCACCTATCTCAGTCATTTGATGAAACTACTTCCGAACCTTACAAAAGTTTTGGATCAATTGACGATAGCATTTTGTCTTTGTCTGGGAGCAGGGGCTCTGTAGGTTTGGATCCACTTATCTATACAAAAGGAATGCATGTCAAAGTTTCTTTTGCAGATGAAGGCCCACTTGGAAAAGTGAAATATACTGTCACCTGTTATTATGCGAAACGCTTTGATGCTTTAAGAAGAACTTGCTGCCCATCAGAGTTTGATTTCATAAGGTCTCTCAGTCATTGTAAAAAATGGGGAGCACAGGGTGGCAAGAGCAATGTCTTTTTTGCAAAATCATTGGATGATAGGTTCATTATAAAACAAGTTACAAAAACTGAACTAGAGTCATTTATCAAGTTTGCTCCAGAGTATTTTAAATACCTCTCAGAGTCAATAGGCACTAGAAGCCCCACATGCTTGGCTAAGATTCTGGGTATTTATCAG GTTACATCAAGGAACCTGAAGGGTGGAAAAGAACTGAGGATGGATGTGCTGGTTATGGAGAATCTTTTGTTTGGAAGGAATGTGACAAGGTTGTATGACTTAAAGGGATCTTCAAGGTCACGCTATAATCCAGATTCAAGTGGTAACAATAAAGTACTTCTTGATCAAAACTTAATCGAATCAATGCCAACTTCTCCAATTTTTGTGGGGAACAAGGCAAAGCGGCTGTTGGAGAGAGCTGTTTGGAATGATACCTCATTCCTCGCG TCCATAGATGTAATGGATTACTCTTTACTGGTTGGAGTGGATGAGGAGAAGCACGAACTGGTACTGGGAATCATAGATTTCATGAGGCAGTATACGTGGGACAAACACCTAGAGACATGGGTGAAAGCTTCAGGAATTTTGGGTGGGCCGAAGAATGTGTCTCCAACAGTGGTTTCACCAAAGCAATACAAAAAGCGGTTCAGGAAGGCCATgtctgcatattttcttgtggtCCCAGATCAGTGGTCACCCCCTACAATTATCCCCAACAATTCACAGACTGATGCCTGTCAAGATATTCAGCAGGATGGTTCATTCGAAACATAA
- the LOC103702560 gene encoding 1-phosphatidylinositol-3-phosphate 5-kinase FAB1A-like isoform X1, translating to METSDKAFSEIVGMLKSLIPRRSEPANVSRDFWMPDHSCRVCYECDSQFTIFNRRHHCRLCGRIFCGRCTANSIPILSDDPKSRREAKKQIRVCNFCFKQWEQEVAAAVNGVQAYGPIISPSLSTTSLVSTMSSGTVNSTATTICSYSTGPYQHVPYGSGPSPGQSENIETFADNQDALIYGRGMDIRDPSPLTRLSYSMNRSSDNDDVYGLCPSNLEAQSFQHSDDFYGQVEFDEIDQDFHSNEVHPAEENIDAKEICSPLHDNKKFHASLDVDKMEEEVEPDNSYECDAASIYGMENTDAEPVDFENNGLLWLPPDPEDEEDDREAVLYDDDDEDASGEWGYLRSSNSLGSGEYRSRDRSSEEHKMAMKSVVDGHFRALIAQLLQVENLPVGEENDKGSWLEIITSLSWEAATLLKPDTSKGGGMDPSGYVKVKCLACGNRSESTVLKGVVCKKNVAHRRMTSKIEKPRFLILGGALEYQRVTNLLSSFDTLLQQEMDHLKMAVAKIGAHHPNVLLVEKSVSRFAQDYLLAKNISLVLNIKRPLLERIARCTGAQIVPSIDHLSSQKLGYCDLFHVEKFVEEHGGAGQGGKKMMKTLMFFEGCPKPLGCTILLKGANTDELKKVKHVVQYGVFAAYHLALETSFLADEGATLPELPLKSPITVALPDIPSSIDRSISKIPGFTGSAAGKPQLVSDAQRSHTSDSSLALLNSDKMVKATSLYSSESKNPQMADSASAFSLLSIDTKGFSVENSNQAEQVVEPTSRPSISSLSTSGAVSNSSPGHHAMKEKNKVCLGECDEAETFRPHDSAIELDSVVPGSCIDSLETSERSGVMTNNTEFKSNHMVEKQPGPSSLATLCQEIDQRPENTSIKEEFPPSPSDHQSILVSLSTRCVWKGTVCERSHLFRIKYYGNFDKPLGRYLRDHLFDQSYMCHSCDMPSEAHVHCYTHHQGSLTISVRKLPEILLKGERDGKIWMWHRCLRCPRNCGFPPATRRVVMSDAAWGLSFGKFLELSFSNHAAASRVASCGHSLHRDCLRFYGFGKMVACFRYASIDVHSVYLPPSKLDFNYEHQEWIQKEANEVADGAELLFNEILNALHQIAERKSINGSIKVPELRHHIVELEGILQKEKAEFVDYLHKVLKKEARKGQPVIDILEVNKLKRQLIFYSYLWDQMLIFAAGSDSDEVLNSFITRDKEKLTDLNLGPKPQKDFNSSDTSPGDFTNNEFLNGSTDAVNHQEDINDQHTHYSDHQRCIELDSFQGKQIKTHLSTSTSASEQSVLLETGLIGRRTLSDGQFPIMLNLSDTFDAKWTGENGPFLFDASLLDSSNSFDAADAASVSKDSDERSGAEITQSFASALLTKLGGSAEDFSIWIRMPFLNFYRPFNRILGSTPRFTALNEYNPVYVPLFRELERQGGARFLLPVGVNDTVIPVYDDEPTSIISYALVSPEYHIQISDERERTRDGAEISPLLPPYESGNFHLSQSFDETTSEPYKSFGSIDDSILSLSGSRGSVGLDPLIYTKGMHVKVSFADEGPLGKVKYTVTCYYAKRFDALRRTCCPSEFDFIRSLSHCKKWGAQGGKSNVFFAKSLDDRFIIKQVTKTELESFIKFAPEYFKYLSESIGTRSPTCLAKILGIYQVTSRNLKGGKELRMDVLVMENLLFGRNVTRLYDLKGSSRSRYNPDSSGNNKVLLDQNLIESMPTSPIFVGNKAKRLLERAVWNDTSFLASIDVMDYSLLVGVDEEKHELVLGIIDFMRQYTWDKHLETWVKASGILGGPKNVSPTVVSPKQYKKRFRKAMSAYFLVVPDQWSPPTIIPNNSQTDACQDIQQDGSFET from the exons ATGGAAACCTCTGATAAGGCATTCTCCGAGATAGTTGGCATGCTGAAGTCCTTGATCCCTCGACGGTCCGAGCCTGCGAATGTATCAAGGGACTTTTGGATGCCCGACCACAGCTGTAGAGTTTGTTATGAGTGTGATTCACAATTCACAATCTTCAACCGCAGACACCATTGCCGTCTTTGCGGGCGTATTTTCTGTGGAAGGTGCACCGCAAATTCTATCCCCATTTtgtctgatgacccaaagagtcGCCGAGAAGCAAAGAAGCAGATTCGAGTTTGTAACTTTTGTTTTAAACAGTGGGAGCAGGAAGTAGCGGCAGCTGTTAATGGGGTTCAAGCATATGGTCCAATCATTAGTCCTTCACTTTCAACAACCAGTTTGGTCAGTACCATGTCCAGTGGGACTGTTAACAGCACAGCCACAACCATCTGTTCCTACTCAACTGGACCTTATCAGCATGTCCCATATGGTTCTGGCCCTAGTCCTGGCCaatctgaaaatattgaaaCCTTTGCAGATAATCAGGATGCTCTAATATATGGAAGGGGCATGGACATTAGAGATCCATCTCCACTCACTCGATTAAGCTATTCTATGAACAG GAGTAGCGACAATGATGATGTGTACGGTTTATGCCCTTCTAATTTGGAAGCACAAAGTTTTCAGCATTCTGATGACTTCTATGGCCAAGTTGAGTTTGATGAGATTGACCAGGATTTCCATTCAAATGAAGTGCATCCTGCTGAAGAAAATATTGATGCCAAGGAAATCTGCTCTCCTCTGCATGACAACAAAAAATTTCATGCTTCTTTAGATGTTGATAAGATGGAGGAAGAAGTTGAACCTGATAATAGCTATGAATGTGATGCTGCTTCCATCTATGGAATGGAAAATACAGATGCAGAGCCTGTGGACTTTGAGAATAATGGACTACTTTGGCTTCCTCCTGAcccagaagatgaagaagatgacagAGAGGCTGTTCtatatgatgatgatgatgaagatgctTCCGGAGAGTGGGGATATCTTCGCTCATCAAATAGCTTAGGCAGCGGTGAGTACCGGAGTAGAGATCGGTCAAGTGAAGAGCACAAGATGGCTATGAAAAGTGTGGTCGATGGACATTTCAGGGCTTTGATAGCTCAACTACTGCAGGTTGAAAATCTTCCTGTGGGGGAGGAAAATGATAAGGGAAGTTGGTTGGAAATAATTACATCTTTGTCATGGGAAGCAGCTACTCTCCTTAAGCCAGACACTAGCAAGGGAGGAGGTATGGATCCTAGTGGGTATGTGAAGGTTAAGTGCTTAGCTTGTGGAAATCGCAGTGAAAG CACGGTTTTAAAAGGAGTTGTATGTAAGAAGAATGTGGCACACCGGCGCATGACATCCAAAATAGAAAAACCTCGTTTCCTAATTCTCGGAGGGGCTCTTGAGTACCAGCGAGTAACAAATCTGCTGTCAAGTTTTGATACTTTGCTGCAGCAG GAAATGGATCACTTGAAAATGGCAGTTGCAAAGATAGGTGCTCACCACCCCAATGTCCTTTTGGTGGAGAAATCAGTGTCTCGGTTTGCCCAAGATTATCTTCTGGCAAAGAACATTTCACTTGTTTTGAATATCAAGAGGCCTCTCTTGGAGCGTATAGCCCGCTGCACTGGTGCTCAGATAGTGCCTTCTATTGACCATCTGTCATCTCAGAAACTGGGGTACTGCGATTTATTTCATGTGGAAAAGTTTGTTGAAGAGCATGGTGGTGCAGGGCAAGGAGGAAAGAAAATGATGAAGACTTTGATGTTTTTTGAAGGGTGCCCGAAGCCCTTGGGTTGCACT ATTTTGCTTAAAGGAGCCAATACGGATGAGTTGAAGAAAGTGAAACATGTAGTCCAATATGGAGTTTTTGCAGCCTACCACTTGGCTTTAGAAACATCTTTTCTTGCAGATGAAGGTGCTACTCTACCAGAACTTCCCTTAAAGTCTCCAATTACTGTGGCACTGCCTGATATTCCTTCTAGCATCGACAGATccatttccaaaatacctggcttCACAGGCTCTGCTGCTGGCAAGCCCCAACTTGTTAGTGATGCTCAAAGATCCCATACATCAGATTCATCTCTAGCATTATTGAATTCTGACAAAATGGTAAAGGCAACATCACTGTATTCCTCTGAAAGCAAAAACCCTCAAATGGCAGATTCTGCCTCTGCATTTAGCTTATTATCTATTGATACTAAAGGGTTTTCTGTGGAGAACAGCAACCAGGCTGAGCAAGTTGTGGAACCAACAAGCAGGCCATCCATATCTTCTTTATCTACATCTGGTGCAGTCTCAAATTCTTCTCCTGGACATCATGCcatgaaagagaaaaataaggtTTGCTTGGGAGAATGTGATGAGGCTGAAACATTTAGACCCCATGACTCCGCAATTGAGCTTGACTCTGTTGTCCCAGGCAGCTGTATTGATAGTTTGGAGACCTCAGAAAGGTCTGGTGTAATGACTAACAATACCGAATTCAAGAGCAATCATATGGTAGAAAAGCAACCTGGCCCCTCCAGTTTGGCAACTTTATGTCAGGAAATTGACCAGAGGCCTGAAAACACATCAATAAAGGAAGAGTTCCCACCTTCTCCTTCTGATCATCAGAGTATTTTGGTTTCTCTATCAACCCGTTGTGTGTGGAAAGGAACTGTTTGTGAGCGCTCACATCTCTTTCGTATCAAGTACTATGGAAACTTTGATAAACCTTTGGGCAGATATTTACGCGACCATCTTTTTGACCAG AGTTATATGTGCCATTCTTGTGATATGCCTTCAGAAGCTCATGTTCATTGTTACACACATCACCAGGGCAGTCTGACTATATCTGTTAGAAAGCTTCCAGAAATTCTTTTGAAAGGAGAACGAGATGGCAAGATCTGGATGTGGCATAGGTGCTTACGGTGCCCTCGTAATTGTGGATTCCCTCCGGCAACTCGTAGAGTTGTGATGTCTGATGCTGCTTGGGGTTTATCTTTTGGTAAATTTTTGGAGCTTAGCTTTTCAAATCATGCTGCTGCAAGTAGGGTGGCTAGCTGTGGCCATTCTCTTCACAGAGACTGCCTCCGATTTTATGG GTTTGGAAAAATGGTTGCTTGCTTCCGTTATGCATCAATTGATGTTCACTCTGTATACCTGCCTCCTTCCAAGCTtgatttcaattatgagcatCAGGAGTGGATACAGAAGGAGGCGAATGAG GTGGCCGATGGGGCAGAACTTTTGTTCAACGAAATTCTAAATGCTTTGCACCAAATTGCTgagagaaagagtattaatggTAGCATTAAAGTACCAGAATTGAGACATCACATTGTTGAACTTGAAGGAATTCTGCAGAAGGAGAAGGCTGAATTTGTG GATTATCTACATAAAGTACTGAAAAAGGAGGCAAGGAAGGGGCAACCGGTCATTGATATTCTTGAGGTTAATAAGCTAAAGAGGCAGTTGAtcttttattcatatttatggGATCAAATGTTGATATTTGCTGCTGGATCAGATAGTGATGAAGTTCTTAACAGTTTCATTACAAGAGATAAGGAGAAGCTGACAGATCTGAATCTAGGACCGAAGCCACAAAAAGACTTTAATAGTTCAGACACTTCTCCTGGAGATTTCACAAACAATGAATTCCTTAATGGGAGCACAGATGCAGTTAACCATCAGGAGGATATCAATGATCAGCATACTCATTATTCTGATCATCAAAGATGTATAGAACTGGATTCTTTtcaagggaaacaaatcaaaacCCACCTTTCTACCAGCACAAGTGCAAGCGAACAATCAGTTCTTTTAGAAACCGGTCTTATTGGCCGTCGAACCCTCTCTGATGGGCAGTTTCCAATTATGTTAAATCTATCAGACACTTTTGATGCAAAGTGGACAGGTGAAAATGGTCCTTTCCTTTTTGATGCAAGCTTGTTGgattcatcaaattcttttgaTGCTGCAGATGCAGCATCAGTGTCCAAGGATTCAGACGAACGAAGTGGAGCTGAAATAACTCAATCATTTGCCTCTGCATTGCTCACCAAGTTGGGGGGCAGTGCTGAGGACTTCTCAATCTGGATTAGAATGCCTTTTCTGAACTTTTATCGTCCTTTTAACCGGATTTTGGGAAGCACTCCAAGATTTACTGCTCTCAATGAGTATAATCCTGTCTATGTTCCTTTGTTCCGGGAGTTAGAGCGTCAGGGTGGGGCAAGATTTCTTCTTCCTGTTGGAGTCAACGACACAGTCATCCCAGTTTATGATGATGAACCAACCAGTATCATTTCTTATGCACTTGTCTCACCTGAATATCATATTCAGATTTCAGATGAGCGGGAGAGAACTAGAGATGGTGCAGAAATTTCACCTTTGTTGCCACCCTATGAGTCCGGAAATTTTCACCTATCTCAGTCATTTGATGAAACTACTTCCGAACCTTACAAAAGTTTTGGATCAATTGACGATAGCATTTTGTCTTTGTCTGGGAGCAGGGGCTCTGTAGGTTTGGATCCACTTATCTATACAAAAGGAATGCATGTCAAAGTTTCTTTTGCAGATGAAGGCCCACTTGGAAAAGTGAAATATACTGTCACCTGTTATTATGCGAAACGCTTTGATGCTTTAAGAAGAACTTGCTGCCCATCAGAGTTTGATTTCATAAGGTCTCTCAGTCATTGTAAAAAATGGGGAGCACAGGGTGGCAAGAGCAATGTCTTTTTTGCAAAATCATTGGATGATAGGTTCATTATAAAACAAGTTACAAAAACTGAACTAGAGTCATTTATCAAGTTTGCTCCAGAGTATTTTAAATACCTCTCAGAGTCAATAGGCACTAGAAGCCCCACATGCTTGGCTAAGATTCTGGGTATTTATCAG GTTACATCAAGGAACCTGAAGGGTGGAAAAGAACTGAGGATGGATGTGCTGGTTATGGAGAATCTTTTGTTTGGAAGGAATGTGACAAGGTTGTATGACTTAAAGGGATCTTCAAGGTCACGCTATAATCCAGATTCAAGTGGTAACAATAAAGTACTTCTTGATCAAAACTTAATCGAATCAATGCCAACTTCTCCAATTTTTGTGGGGAACAAGGCAAAGCGGCTGTTGGAGAGAGCTGTTTGGAATGATACCTCATTCCTCGCG TCCATAGATGTAATGGATTACTCTTTACTGGTTGGAGTGGATGAGGAGAAGCACGAACTGGTACTGGGAATCATAGATTTCATGAGGCAGTATACGTGGGACAAACACCTAGAGACATGGGTGAAAGCTTCAGGAATTTTGGGTGGGCCGAAGAATGTGTCTCCAACAGTGGTTTCACCAAAGCAATACAAAAAGCGGTTCAGGAAGGCCATgtctgcatattttcttgtggtCCCAGATCAGTGGTCACCCCCTACAATTATCCCCAACAATTCACAGACTGATGCCTGTCAAGATATTCAGCAGGATGGTTCATTCGAAACATAA